From the Meleagris gallopavo isolate NT-WF06-2002-E0010 breed Aviagen turkey brand Nicholas breeding stock chromosome 19, Turkey_5.1, whole genome shotgun sequence genome, one window contains:
- the LOC100540713 gene encoding uncharacterized protein LOC100540713 isoform X2 has product MLCGGKKSYFAGAVCIIMLTSMVTFSYLRIQRLIHLPKIVQEGSRCRGQTANGTITPLKDNRTFIISPYFDDREGKVTRVIGIVHHEDVKELYCWFCCQPHGKIYVSKAKIDVHSDRFGFPYGAADIVCLEPGNCDPTHVSIHQSPHGDIDQLSRFEIKNRKAEPFSADFTVCISAMFGNYNNVLQFIQSMEMYKILGVQKVVIYKNNCSQMMEKVLKFYLEEGTVEIIPWPINSYLKVSPKWHFSMDAKDIGYYGQITALNDCIYRNMQRSRFVVLNDADEIILPLKHSDWKTMMSSLQEQNPETGVFLFENHIFPETITTPMFNISSWNAVPGINILQHVHREPDRKEIFNPKKMIVDPRKVIQTSVHSVLHAYGTSVNVPTDVALVYHCRVPLQSNLPRESLIRDTTLWRYNSSLIMNVNKVLYQTVL; this is encoded by the coding sequence ATGTTGTGTGGCGGGAAAAAATCCTACTTTGCTGGTGCTGTGTGCATTATAATGCTAACATCAATGGTCACGTTTTCTTATCTTAGAATACAGAGACTTATTCACCTGCCAAAAATAGTACAAGAAGGTAGTAGGTGTAGAGGGCAAACTGCAAATGGCACAATAACACCATTAAAAGATAACAGAACTTTTATTATATCCCCATACTTCGATGACAGAGAAGGCAAAGTCACACGTGTGATTGGGATTGTTCACCATGAAGATGTCAAAGAACTATACTGCTGGTTTTGTTGTCAGCCCCATGGAAAGATATATGtatcaaaagcaaaaatagatGTTCACTCGGACAGATTTGGATTCCCGTATGGTGCAGCAGATATAGTTTGCTTGGAACCTGGAAACTGTGATCCAACACATGTATCAATTCATCAGTCTCCACATGGAGATATTGACCAGCTATCAAGGTTTGAAATAAAAAACCGCAAAGCAGAGCCTTTCTCTGCTGACTTCACGGTATGCATCTCTGCCATGTTTGGGAATTACAACAATGTCTTACAGTTTATACAGAGTATGGAAATGTACAAGATTCTTGGGGTACAGAAAGTGGTGATCTACAAGAACAACTGCAGCCAGATGATGGAGAAAGTCCTGAAGTTTTATTTGGAAGAAGGAACTGTAGAGATAATTCCGTGGCCAATAAACTCATATCTCAAGGTTTCTCCTAAATGGCACTTTTCTATGGATGCAAAAGACATAGGCTACTATGGACAAATCACAGCTCTAAACGACTGTATATACCGCAACATGCAGAGGAGCAGGTTTGTGGTTCTTAATGATGCTGATGAAATAATTCTTCCCCTAAAGCACTCAGACTGGAAAACGATGATGAGCAGTCTTCAGGAGCAAAATCCAGAAACTGGTGTTTTCCTCTTTGAGAACCATATCTTTCCTGAAACCATAACCACTCCCATGTTCAACATTTCATCTTGGAATGCTGTGCCAGGTATTAACATACTACAGCATGTTCACAGAGAGCCTGACAGGAAAGAGATTTTCAATCCCAAGAAAATGATAGTTGATCCAAGAAAGGTGATTCAGACTTCAGTCCACTCTGTCCTGCATGCTTATGGGACCAGTGTGAATGTTCCAACAGATGTTGCCCTTGTTTATCACTGCCGCGTGCCCCTTCAAAGTAACCTTCCCAGAGAATCTCTCATCAGGGATACGACATTGTGGAGATATAACTCATCGTTAATCATGAATGTTAACAAAGTTCTCTATCAGACAGTACTGTAA